A single region of the Hoeflea prorocentri genome encodes:
- the iolC gene encoding 5-dehydro-2-deoxygluconokinase: MNGLAPSLLESIRKNRFVVLGRAGMDLYADPPGAETEHATAFTTALGGSSANIAVAIARQGGEASLVTAVSDDAIGRFVRNQLASYGVDAGMVRTICGQVRTSLALVETRLENCQSVIYRNGAADFEVTEEDVDAIDYAAFGAFITTGTCLAAEPSRSATFKALDAARAAGIPVILDLDYRPYSWPTVADTGEICLRAANKADILVGNDEEFATLAGDTDAGRRLAAELAARNNALVVYKMGEHGSVTHDGSQEIETGIYRVDALKPTGSGDAFLGNFISALAAGQPLEESLRRGSAAAAMVVSNVGCAPAMPDAEQLEEFMTTHPGPNQGKEAADAHTAF; the protein is encoded by the coding sequence TTGAACGGACTTGCCCCCAGCCTACTGGAATCAATAAGGAAAAACCGGTTCGTTGTGCTCGGCCGGGCCGGCATGGACCTTTATGCGGATCCGCCGGGGGCGGAAACTGAGCATGCAACGGCCTTCACGACAGCACTTGGCGGTTCGTCGGCCAATATTGCTGTCGCCATTGCCCGCCAGGGTGGCGAGGCATCTTTGGTCACAGCCGTCTCTGACGATGCCATCGGCCGCTTCGTTCGCAACCAGCTTGCTTCCTATGGCGTCGACGCCGGCATGGTGCGTACGATCTGCGGGCAGGTCCGCACCTCACTGGCGCTTGTCGAAACGCGGCTGGAGAACTGTCAGTCTGTTATCTATCGCAACGGCGCAGCCGATTTCGAAGTGACGGAAGAAGATGTCGATGCAATCGACTACGCAGCTTTTGGCGCTTTCATTACGACCGGCACATGCCTGGCGGCGGAGCCGAGCCGCAGCGCGACATTCAAGGCTCTCGATGCAGCCCGAGCTGCGGGTATACCGGTCATTCTTGACCTCGACTACCGGCCCTATTCCTGGCCGACGGTGGCAGACACGGGCGAAATCTGCCTGCGGGCGGCCAACAAGGCCGATATTCTCGTCGGTAATGACGAGGAGTTTGCGACCCTTGCTGGAGACACGGATGCCGGCAGGCGTCTTGCCGCAGAGCTGGCCGCGCGAAACAACGCGCTTGTGGTTTACAAGATGGGCGAACACGGCTCCGTAACCCATGACGGAAGCCAAGAAATCGAAACCGGAATTTACAGGGTCGACGCCCTGAAGCCTACCGGGTCAGGCGATGCCTTTCTCGGCAATTTCATCAGTGCCCTGGCAGCGGGACAGCCTCTCGAGGAAAGCCTGCGCCGGGGATCGGCGGCCGCCGCCATGGTGGTCTCGAATGTCGGCTGCGCCCCTGCCATGCCGGATGCTGAGCAATTGGAAGAATTCATGACAACTCACCCCGGTCCAAATCAAGGAAAGGAGGCGGCCGATGCACATACCGCCTTTTGA
- a CDS encoding 5-deoxy-glucuronate isomerase → MHIPPFENENKAIVDVDDARVPLNYFNIVKLKQDQAFEYSVPGYETCIVPATGTVDVTVEGEAYASIGNRGSDVWDGEPEGVYVPSGAKATMVATSGTAEVFIAGARYDKTLEPFAVRQDEIDLVQYGSDDTKTHRKIKHILGTKYHDRVGRLLVSELFTVGQGGWSGFPPHKHDTDRLPNETRHDETYNFRFRPGHGFGIQLLQREDGKIGDAYHIVDGSTIVLDKGYHPCVVAPGYEMYYFTILGGLSQRSLVQYFQPDHAWQIETIPGIKDMIAKFK, encoded by the coding sequence ATGCACATACCGCCTTTTGAAAATGAAAACAAAGCCATCGTCGATGTCGACGATGCGAGAGTCCCGCTGAACTATTTCAACATCGTCAAGCTGAAACAGGATCAGGCGTTCGAGTACAGCGTTCCGGGCTATGAAACCTGTATCGTTCCGGCGACCGGCACGGTCGACGTGACTGTCGAGGGAGAAGCTTATGCCTCCATCGGCAATCGCGGCTCCGATGTATGGGATGGCGAACCGGAGGGTGTCTACGTGCCGTCAGGCGCAAAGGCCACGATGGTCGCAACCAGCGGCACGGCCGAGGTTTTCATTGCCGGTGCCCGCTATGACAAGACACTAGAACCTTTTGCGGTTCGTCAGGACGAAATCGACCTTGTTCAGTACGGGTCCGATGACACAAAGACCCACCGCAAGATCAAGCATATTCTGGGCACCAAATATCATGACCGCGTCGGCCGGCTTTTGGTCTCTGAGCTGTTTACCGTCGGTCAGGGCGGCTGGTCCGGTTTTCCGCCGCACAAGCACGACACAGACCGCCTACCCAACGAAACCCGGCACGACGAAACCTATAATTTCCGCTTTCGTCCCGGCCATGGATTCGGCATACAGCTCTTGCAGCGGGAAGACGGCAAGATCGGCGATGCCTATCATATTGTCGACGGTTCAACGATCGTGCTCGACAAGGGCTACCATCCTTGTGTCGTCGCGCCTGGCTACGAAATGTACTATTTCACGATCCTGGGCGGCCTGTCGCAACGATCACTTGTACAATATTTCCAGCCCGATCACGCCTGGCAGATCGAGACGATACCGGGCATCAAAGACATGATCGCGAAGTTCAAATGA
- a CDS encoding class II fructose-bisphosphate aldolase produces the protein MTAATLRDVLQPAARGGYAIAGLVVLGWEDAVAYVEAAEETGCPIILQAGPGCRKHTPVPVLGPMFRQLADQASVPVVCHIDHARSLDECREGIDHGFTSVMFDGSERPIEENIELTARISAEAANAGVSVEGEVGFVGYAEGKASAMTSVEEAALFDRESGADAIAISIGNVHLQTDADAVINFEHLRAIEDVTTMPLVLHGGSGIPADVRRELSAQSRVSKFNIGTELRQAFGAALRQSLKDNPSSFDRIELLKPVIPAMRQATVRVIRNLAVQAP, from the coding sequence ATGACAGCAGCAACGCTGCGTGACGTGCTGCAACCGGCAGCACGCGGCGGCTATGCCATTGCCGGACTTGTGGTGCTCGGCTGGGAGGACGCGGTCGCCTATGTGGAGGCGGCAGAGGAAACCGGTTGCCCCATCATTCTGCAGGCCGGACCCGGTTGCAGGAAACACACGCCGGTCCCGGTGCTCGGTCCGATGTTCCGCCAGCTCGCAGATCAGGCGTCGGTGCCGGTCGTCTGCCATATCGACCATGCCCGCTCGCTTGACGAATGCCGGGAGGGCATCGACCACGGTTTTACCTCAGTCATGTTCGACGGTTCGGAACGCCCGATCGAGGAAAACATTGAACTGACCGCACGCATCAGCGCAGAAGCCGCAAATGCCGGCGTGTCCGTTGAGGGCGAAGTCGGGTTTGTCGGCTACGCGGAAGGCAAGGCTTCCGCCATGACAAGCGTCGAGGAAGCCGCGCTTTTTGACCGGGAAAGCGGAGCCGATGCCATCGCGATTTCCATCGGCAATGTGCATCTTCAGACCGATGCAGACGCGGTGATTAATTTTGAGCATCTTCGTGCGATTGAGGACGTAACCACCATGCCGCTCGTTCTGCACGGCGGGAGCGGCATTCCCGCCGATGTGCGCCGAGAGCTGTCGGCACAGAGCCGGGTTTCAAAATTCAATATCGGCACGGAGCTGAGACAAGCCTTCGGGGCAGCGCTGCGACAGTCACTCAAGGACAATCCGAGTTCATTCGACCGCATCGAGTTGTTGAAGCCGGTGATCCCGGCGATGAGGCAAGCAACAGTCCGCGTGATCCGCAACCTCGCGGTTCAGGCGCCCTGA